From the genome of Candidatus Methylopumilus turicensis, one region includes:
- a CDS encoding peptidylprolyl isomerase produces the protein MQKIIKLKQSFALLIGLVLLTSVVHAESDKKTEIVKMDRIVAIVDQVVITEKELADRIKSVTAQLEKQGTELPPPTILEKQILERMITDRLQLQFASQTGLRIDDNQLDKTIERIAGQNKMDIPAFKKALLDDGIQYRKFREDIRNEITLARLREREVDNRINITESEIDSFISLQSASNTSDEYEIAHILIRAAEDTAPEDLKKLRAKAEDALAQLQSGKDFAKISAGFSDAPNALEGGSLGWKNGAQIPALFLEALKPLKAGEMSQILRSPNGFHILKVTNRRGGSSPLVVNQTHVRHILIKFSEIVSEKDALTRMASIKERLDNGEKFEDLARQYSDDGSAKSGGDLSWVNPGDTVPEFEKTMNVLALGEISNIIKTQFGLHVIQVLERRNQDMSKEAARIKARQEIRARKSDEAYQDWVRELRDRAFVELRLEDKY, from the coding sequence ATGCAAAAAATCATTAAATTAAAACAGTCATTCGCCCTTTTGATTGGTCTGGTTTTGCTGACGTCAGTAGTGCACGCTGAGTCGGACAAAAAAACTGAAATCGTCAAAATGGATCGCATCGTTGCTATTGTTGATCAAGTAGTGATAACAGAAAAAGAGTTAGCTGACCGCATTAAAAGCGTGACTGCCCAATTAGAAAAACAAGGTACAGAACTTCCACCACCAACAATTCTCGAAAAGCAGATTCTTGAGCGGATGATTACAGATAGATTGCAGTTGCAATTTGCCAGCCAAACTGGCCTGCGCATTGATGACAACCAGTTAGATAAAACCATCGAACGTATTGCTGGGCAAAATAAAATGGACATCCCCGCATTTAAAAAAGCTTTACTCGACGATGGTATTCAATACCGAAAATTTCGTGAAGACATCCGAAACGAAATTACCCTAGCCCGCTTGCGCGAACGTGAAGTTGACAACCGCATTAATATTACAGAATCTGAAATTGACAGTTTCATTTCACTCCAGTCAGCCTCAAACACCTCAGACGAGTATGAAATTGCCCATATCTTAATTCGTGCGGCCGAAGATACCGCCCCAGAGGATTTGAAAAAACTTCGCGCAAAAGCAGAAGATGCGCTAGCGCAACTGCAATCAGGAAAAGACTTCGCAAAAATCTCAGCAGGCTTCTCTGATGCCCCGAACGCCCTCGAAGGCGGCAGTCTTGGCTGGAAAAATGGCGCGCAGATTCCAGCGTTATTTCTTGAAGCACTCAAACCACTGAAAGCTGGCGAGATGAGTCAAATCCTTCGCAGTCCAAATGGCTTTCATATTCTCAAGGTCACCAATCGTCGCGGCGGTTCATCGCCCCTTGTGGTTAATCAGACGCATGTCCGCCATATCCTCATCAAATTCAGTGAAATTGTCTCTGAAAAAGACGCACTTACCCGAATGGCAAGCATTAAAGAGCGTCTAGATAACGGAGAAAAATTTGAAGATTTAGCTCGCCAATACTCGGATGATGGCTCAGCGAAAAGTGGTGGCGACTTGTCTTGGGTGAATCCTGGGGATACGGTGCCCGAGTTTGAAAAAACTATGAACGTATTAGCGCTTGGTGAAATTAGCAACATCATCAAAACGCAATTCGGCTTGCACGTTATCCAAGTTCTGGAACGACGCAATCAAGACATGTCCAAAGAGGCTGCCCGCATCAAAGCCAGACAAGAGATTCGTGCCAGAAAATCTGACGAAGCTTATCAAGACTGGGTGCGCGAACTCCGCGACCGCGCCTTTGTTGAATTAAGACTCGAAGATAAGTACTAA
- a CDS encoding LPS-assembly protein LptD produces the protein MLANGGVIIEGDRLEVQLDRTMTSLGNASLKTGSNVILGDRIEFDSQNHATHSAGHASMEGPDSLVKGPSFHLNIDDNTGEMPNASFFMYKPLIKISPLGALGDKLYGQNPGLNNDLLSGVVDRNMMPVNGETKPVLGLENTDNTEAKKVSSRGDAEMLFFEGDSKKRLLKSRYTTCEVGSDDWYIKSGQLKINDETKTAVATNATVEFKGVPILYTPWINFPYANQRKSGLLAPTWGTTTKSGFEVLTPFYWNISPNMDATIASRYLSKRGLQGQGELRYLEENYAGILAAEYLPSDDITNNQRYFAKIKHQHNFGDGWTAGIDAQKVSDDQYFSDLSTHIITTSKVNLLQQANINYAGDVWQFGALAQKYQTLDKISYPYQRMPQMTLNGSKDWDWGTSRIQNQLTRFESDPSSSRAVKAGTRFSTYPSISIPMVRPYGYITPKIGINYTSYSLDSIDPLSASAYDKTADRTLPIVSLDSGLFFERDTRIVSRNYTQTLEPRLFYVYIPYQDQSRLPVFDTGIADLNMGTMFIENQYTGGDRINNANQMSMSLSSRLIDANTGEQRFATSIGQRFYFEDQKVGLPNEVLRFGASSDIVAAATARLVNKWNIDAAWQYNNNTGETVKGNIGTRYNPEPGKVLNLSYRFTQNNLEQINASTQWPLGRGYYGLARANYSIREGSMIEGLAGIEYDAGCWQSRFVVQRVQTATADANFAMFFQLELGGIASIGSNPLQLINRNIPGYKSSGLLPDNYRQLYNE, from the coding sequence ATGCTTGCCAACGGTGGAGTAATTATCGAGGGGGATCGACTAGAAGTTCAGCTTGATAGAACCATGACTTCTTTGGGTAATGCATCTCTAAAAACAGGCTCCAACGTCATTCTTGGCGACCGGATTGAGTTTGACTCACAAAATCACGCTACGCACTCAGCTGGGCACGCCTCTATGGAAGGGCCAGACAGCCTGGTCAAAGGTCCGTCATTTCATCTCAATATTGATGACAATACTGGCGAGATGCCTAACGCCTCTTTCTTTATGTACAAACCACTCATCAAGATTTCTCCTTTAGGGGCTTTGGGAGACAAACTTTACGGGCAAAATCCAGGCTTGAATAATGATCTTTTATCTGGTGTGGTCGATCGCAACATGATGCCAGTCAATGGAGAAACTAAGCCAGTCCTAGGTCTAGAAAATACAGACAATACTGAAGCGAAAAAAGTAAGCTCACGCGGCGATGCCGAAATGCTATTTTTCGAGGGCGACTCCAAGAAGCGATTGCTTAAATCTCGCTACACCACTTGCGAAGTCGGCTCTGACGATTGGTATATCAAATCAGGTCAGCTTAAAATTAATGACGAAACCAAAACAGCCGTTGCTACGAATGCCACTGTTGAATTTAAAGGCGTGCCTATTTTGTATACGCCTTGGATTAATTTCCCATATGCCAATCAACGAAAATCAGGATTACTAGCGCCCACATGGGGCACCACCACAAAGAGTGGCTTTGAGGTATTAACACCTTTTTATTGGAACATTTCACCCAACATGGATGCCACCATTGCCAGTCGCTATTTGAGTAAGCGAGGCCTTCAGGGGCAAGGTGAGCTTCGTTACTTGGAAGAAAACTATGCCGGTATTCTAGCGGCTGAGTATTTGCCTTCGGACGACATCACGAATAATCAGCGTTATTTTGCAAAAATTAAACATCAGCATAATTTTGGCGATGGATGGACAGCTGGCATTGATGCACAAAAAGTCTCCGACGATCAATATTTTTCAGATCTATCCACTCACATTATTACCACCAGTAAAGTCAACTTACTCCAACAAGCTAATATCAATTACGCTGGCGACGTTTGGCAATTTGGTGCCTTGGCACAAAAGTACCAAACACTCGATAAAATTTCATATCCATACCAACGCATGCCTCAGATGACACTTAATGGGTCCAAAGATTGGGATTGGGGCACAAGTCGCATACAAAACCAGTTAACGCGCTTTGAATCTGACCCAAGTTCAAGCCGAGCCGTGAAGGCTGGTACCCGCTTTAGCACTTACCCAAGCATTAGCATCCCCATGGTCAGGCCTTATGGTTATATCACGCCAAAAATTGGAATTAATTACACAAGCTACAGCTTGGATAGCATCGATCCTTTATCGGCATCCGCCTATGATAAAACGGCTGACCGTACCTTGCCGATTGTGAGCTTAGATAGTGGATTATTCTTTGAGCGTGACACGCGAATTGTCAGCAGAAACTACACGCAAACATTGGAACCAAGGCTTTTCTATGTTTACATTCCATACCAAGATCAATCACGCCTGCCTGTGTTTGATACCGGCATTGCCGACCTCAACATGGGAACAATGTTTATTGAAAATCAATACACCGGTGGCGATCGTATTAATAACGCCAACCAGATGAGTATGTCTTTAAGTTCGCGCCTCATTGATGCCAATACCGGCGAACAACGATTTGCGACATCCATTGGACAACGCTTTTATTTTGAAGACCAAAAGGTAGGTTTGCCTAACGAAGTTTTACGCTTTGGAGCTAGCTCCGACATTGTGGCCGCAGCAACTGCAAGGCTCGTGAATAAATGGAATATTGACGCTGCTTGGCAATATAACAACAACACAGGCGAGACAGTGAAGGGCAATATCGGCACAAGATACAATCCGGAACCCGGCAAAGTGCTCAACTTAAGTTATCGTTTTACACAAAACAATCTAGAGCAAATTAACGCCTCAACACAATGGCCCCTGGGCCGAGGCTACTATGGTTTGGCGCGGGCAAACTACTCCATTCGTGAAGGCTCAATGATCGAAGGCCTTGCAGGGATTGAGTATGATGCAGGCTGTTGGCAATCTCGATTCGTTGTTCAGCGCGTACAAACCGCAACAGCCGATGCTAACTTTGCGATGTTTTTCCAATTAGAGCTTGGCGGAATCGCATCGATCGGTTCAAATCCGCTACAATTGATTAATCGAAATATTCCTGGCTACAAGAGCAGTGGCCTTCTCCCTGATAATTATCGACAACTATACAATGAGTAA